From the genome of Pararhizobium sp. A13, one region includes:
- a CDS encoding transporter substrate-binding domain-containing protein, with amino-acid sequence MVSKMLSPVLRALPALALIAGLSTAPVSAQAAEGYWQGVQKAGVVRCGAAVAPPYVMRDPATGEYSGFFADLCREFAEALKVKPEFVDTTWDNIVAGLQAGKWDVSLALNRTPARAMAVQFSVPAMEYQISLAYNKDNPKVPAGATSVADIDKKDVTLAVMSGTAQDKAITAAVKNATVLRLPGNDETRLAVVSRRADILVDASDTNQLFTQSNPDWAIALNPTPALAKQGVAFGLPYQLSAADVEVVNIFLEEKVATGHVDELIRKAVDEVLKAAQ; translated from the coding sequence ATGGTTTCGAAGATGCTTTCGCCCGTATTGCGGGCGCTGCCTGCACTTGCCCTGATTGCTGGCCTTTCAACCGCCCCCGTTTCTGCCCAGGCCGCCGAAGGCTACTGGCAGGGCGTGCAGAAGGCGGGTGTGGTTCGCTGCGGCGCGGCGGTTGCTCCGCCCTACGTCATGCGAGATCCTGCTACCGGCGAATACTCGGGTTTCTTCGCTGATCTCTGCCGCGAATTCGCCGAAGCTCTGAAGGTCAAGCCGGAATTCGTCGATACGACCTGGGACAACATCGTCGCGGGCCTGCAGGCTGGAAAGTGGGACGTCTCGCTGGCGCTGAACAGGACGCCGGCGCGTGCCATGGCCGTTCAGTTCTCAGTTCCTGCCATGGAGTACCAGATCTCGCTTGCCTACAATAAGGACAACCCGAAGGTTCCGGCGGGCGCTACCTCGGTTGCGGACATCGACAAGAAGGACGTGACGCTGGCAGTCATGTCGGGCACCGCCCAGGACAAGGCAATAACAGCTGCCGTGAAGAACGCTACTGTCCTGCGGCTGCCAGGCAATGACGAGACGCGTTTGGCGGTCGTTTCCAGACGCGCCGACATCCTGGTCGACGCTTCAGATACGAACCAGCTCTTCACGCAGTCCAATCCTGACTGGGCGATTGCTCTCAATCCGACACCGGCGCTGGCGAAGCAGGGTGTCGCATTCGGCCTACCATACCAGTTGTCGGCAGCCGATGTGGAAGTGGTGAACATATTCCTCGAGGAAAAGGTCGCGACCGGCCACGTGGACGAACTGATCCGCAAGGCGGTCGATGAGGTGCTCAAGGCAGCGCAGTGA
- a CDS encoding GntR family transcriptional regulator, with protein MSDEAETKRAKGTGWKNVYETLRNEILALTLAPGQLLDESTLAERFDMSRSPVREALIRLAGEDLVVTLSNRSTIVAPIEVATFPKYVEALDIAQRMNTRLAAELRTEADLKAIAKRQKEFEAAVKIGDHLKMSEANKQFHMAIAHAGKNGYLASFYERLLNQGQRMLHLHFDYLERTHEGYLLTDEHDLMLEAIRAKNVDLADELAHAHTRQFQQNFIDFMRENYTTDVSLARRKAAE; from the coding sequence GTGTCTGACGAAGCAGAAACCAAGCGAGCCAAAGGCACGGGCTGGAAAAACGTCTATGAGACGCTGAGAAACGAGATCCTGGCGCTCACGCTTGCGCCTGGTCAGCTCCTCGACGAGAGCACGCTCGCCGAAAGGTTTGACATGTCCCGTTCGCCGGTTCGCGAAGCCTTGATTAGGCTCGCGGGCGAGGATCTCGTCGTCACCCTGTCAAACCGCAGCACGATCGTCGCACCAATCGAGGTCGCAACCTTCCCGAAATATGTCGAGGCGCTGGACATAGCCCAGCGCATGAACACCCGACTGGCTGCGGAACTGCGCACCGAGGCAGACCTGAAGGCCATCGCCAAGCGGCAGAAGGAATTCGAAGCCGCCGTGAAAATCGGCGATCACCTCAAGATGTCCGAGGCCAACAAGCAGTTCCATATGGCGATCGCCCATGCCGGCAAGAACGGCTATCTCGCCTCGTTCTACGAGCGCTTGCTCAATCAAGGCCAGCGCATGCTGCATCTTCACTTCGACTATCTGGAGCGTACGCATGAGGGGTATCTTCTCACTGACGAGCACGATCTGATGCTGGAGGCGATCAGGGCGAAGAATGTCGATCTCGCCGATGAACTGGCTCATGCCCACACGCGCCAGTTCCAACAGAATTTCATCGACTTCATGCGCGAGAACTACACGACCGATGTCTCGCTCGCGCGGCGCAAGGCAGCCGAATAA
- a CDS encoding pyrroline-5-carboxylate reductase, whose translation MRIGFVGTGAITEAMVTGILSGTPLARDVLVSPRNAEVADRLARMFPAVRIAADNQDVADACDILVLAIRPQVAEEVVKSLRFAPGQTVVSVIAATDRDRLQEWIGQEVDLTQAIPLPFVANREGVTAIYPPNFEVASLFASLGTTVQCATREEYDLLAVASAMMATYFGIMDRTTNWLAAKGLPDNSARDYLAALFASLSQTVLRSNGTSLKELSGEFATKGGLNEQVLVDFERNGGVTALTDALEAVLRRIKE comes from the coding sequence ATGCGTATCGGTTTCGTCGGCACAGGTGCCATCACCGAGGCGATGGTAACAGGTATCTTGTCCGGGACGCCATTGGCACGCGATGTCTTGGTCTCGCCTCGCAATGCCGAGGTTGCGGACCGATTGGCGAGAATGTTTCCGGCGGTGCGAATTGCTGCGGACAACCAGGACGTCGCAGACGCTTGCGACATCCTCGTTCTCGCCATCCGGCCGCAGGTCGCCGAAGAGGTTGTAAAGTCACTTCGCTTCGCGCCTGGCCAGACAGTCGTCAGCGTGATTGCTGCAACCGATCGCGACAGGCTGCAAGAGTGGATCGGCCAGGAGGTTGACCTCACCCAGGCAATACCGCTGCCCTTCGTTGCCAACCGCGAAGGTGTGACCGCGATATACCCACCGAATTTTGAAGTCGCATCGCTGTTCGCCAGCCTGGGAACAACCGTTCAGTGCGCGACGCGAGAAGAATATGACCTTCTCGCCGTCGCGAGCGCAATGATGGCGACATACTTCGGCATCATGGACCGGACAACGAACTGGCTTGCTGCGAAGGGGTTGCCAGACAATTCCGCGAGAGACTATCTCGCTGCACTTTTTGCCAGCCTCTCACAAACCGTGCTGCGATCGAACGGCACATCTCTCAAGGAGTTGAGCGGTGAATTTGCGACCAAAGGCGGGCTCAACGAACAGGTTCTTGTCGACTTTGAACGCAACGGCGGCGTTACCGCATTGACCGACGCGCTTGAAGCCGTTCTCCGGCGCATCAAGGAATAG
- a CDS encoding dodecin: protein MSDHVYKKVELIGSSKVSLTEAIETAISRASKTMRNLEWFEVDQIRGHIKDGTVAHYQVVMKVGFRIDD from the coding sequence GTGAGCGACCATGTCTATAAAAAGGTGGAACTTATCGGTAGTTCGAAGGTCTCGCTGACCGAGGCGATCGAGACAGCGATTTCGCGAGCTTCGAAAACCATGAGAAACCTTGAATGGTTCGAAGTGGATCAGATCCGCGGGCACATCAAGGACGGCACGGTGGCGCACTATCAGGTGGTCATGAAGGTTGGATTTCGGATCGACGATTGA
- the ligD gene encoding DNA ligase D: MATSKLTAYRKKRDFSKTQEPVGSLAGGGNRFVVHKHHATADHYDLRLQIGGVLKSWAVPKGPSLNPADKRLAVETEDHPLEYIDFEGVIPEGEYGAGPMIVWDTGVWAPMDDVDKSLKAGAFKFRLAGEKLNGGWMLARLKPKPGYDDQRNWLLFKEHDLASSDTIDILAARPESVKSGRRIEEFAEKPKPAIRPAKPNPGVLPGAVKGALPARIEPQLATQAAIPPGRAEQREIWLHEIKFDGYRTMAHVSAGAVHLITRGGLDWTKRYGDLPEAFRRLPCRDAVIDGEIVVLDDKGISRFALLQDALANGAGNRLVFYAFDLPHLDGWNLINVPLEKRKALLAQLLKGHISSHSAIQLSDHVVGDGRALYEQASEMGLEGIVSKRASAPYHSGRSKTWVKTKALMTGDFVIAGYTISEAAGGLAALALGEWVDGELEYRGKVGTGFDAGMLKQLFARLEPMRAGATKLEGAPKDVMWVRPVLSAHIHYSNRTADDALRHAVFKGLRDVELSTPVSSRQERLISDADLASISVTNPTRRLFGKSGPTKLDIAVYYALVGDFMLPHILGRPVSLFRCPTGKSQDCFFQRHPFTGMPPSMATFEFANSEGETKSYLSVEDARGFLALAQFGVVEFHTWGTTRKQLEKPDRIVFDLDPGEGIGWREVVEAAVHIRGELEAIGLLPFVKTSGGKGIHVVVPVTPKLPWKKVHPATSAIAARLAATAPQTFTTTMGKDNRIRRIFIDFHRNARGHTSAAPYSLRARTNLPASTPVSWTDLEAIDAPEDLNYSSLPGLLATSGDPWADIDEFARDLPLLSQAGK; this comes from the coding sequence ATGGCGACATCGAAACTGACGGCCTATCGCAAGAAGAGGGACTTTTCGAAGACGCAAGAGCCGGTTGGAAGTCTTGCCGGCGGCGGCAATCGTTTTGTTGTGCACAAGCATCATGCCACCGCAGATCACTACGATCTGCGGCTGCAGATCGGCGGCGTACTGAAGAGTTGGGCCGTCCCGAAGGGGCCTTCGCTCAATCCGGCGGACAAGCGGCTGGCGGTCGAGACCGAGGATCATCCGCTCGAATATATCGACTTCGAGGGCGTGATCCCCGAAGGCGAATACGGCGCCGGTCCGATGATCGTCTGGGATACCGGCGTCTGGGCACCGATGGACGATGTCGACAAAAGCTTGAAGGCAGGCGCCTTCAAGTTCCGGCTTGCCGGCGAAAAACTCAATGGCGGCTGGATGCTGGCACGGCTGAAGCCCAAGCCGGGGTACGATGACCAGCGCAACTGGCTCCTGTTCAAGGAGCATGATCTTGCCTCAAGCGACACCATCGATATTCTCGCGGCGCGCCCGGAAAGCGTCAAGTCAGGCCGGCGGATCGAGGAGTTCGCGGAGAAGCCAAAGCCCGCGATCCGGCCGGCAAAGCCCAATCCCGGCGTGCTTCCTGGCGCGGTGAAAGGCGCCCTGCCAGCGCGCATCGAACCACAACTTGCGACACAGGCGGCTATACCGCCCGGCCGCGCCGAACAACGTGAGATTTGGCTGCACGAGATCAAGTTCGACGGCTACCGGACGATGGCGCACGTGTCCGCAGGTGCCGTGCATCTGATCACCCGCGGCGGACTGGATTGGACGAAGCGCTATGGCGACCTGCCGGAGGCTTTTCGGCGGCTGCCGTGCCGCGATGCCGTCATCGACGGCGAAATCGTCGTGCTGGACGACAAGGGGATCAGCAGGTTCGCGCTGCTTCAGGACGCACTCGCAAATGGCGCAGGCAACAGGCTTGTGTTCTATGCCTTCGATCTTCCTCATCTCGACGGCTGGAACCTTATCAATGTTCCGCTCGAGAAGCGGAAGGCCCTGCTGGCACAGCTGCTCAAGGGGCACATATCCAGCCACTCCGCCATTCAGCTGAGTGATCATGTCGTTGGCGATGGGCGTGCACTCTACGAACAGGCTTCGGAAATGGGGCTCGAAGGCATCGTATCGAAGCGCGCATCGGCTCCCTACCACAGCGGCCGGTCGAAAACCTGGGTGAAGACCAAGGCGCTGATGACCGGTGACTTCGTGATTGCCGGATACACCATCTCCGAGGCCGCGGGCGGCCTTGCTGCGCTTGCGCTCGGCGAATGGGTGGACGGCGAACTGGAATACCGCGGGAAGGTTGGAACCGGCTTCGACGCGGGAATGCTCAAGCAGTTGTTTGCGCGGTTGGAGCCGATGCGTGCTGGCGCAACGAAGCTTGAGGGCGCGCCAAAAGACGTCATGTGGGTCCGGCCGGTGCTCTCGGCGCACATTCACTATTCCAACCGGACCGCCGACGATGCGCTCCGCCACGCGGTCTTCAAGGGGCTTCGCGATGTCGAGCTCTCCACCCCAGTTTCCTCCCGGCAAGAACGGTTGATCTCGGACGCCGATCTCGCAAGCATCTCCGTTACCAACCCGACGCGCCGACTGTTCGGCAAATCCGGCCCGACCAAGCTCGATATTGCAGTCTACTATGCCCTGGTCGGCGATTTCATGCTGCCGCATATTCTCGGCCGCCCGGTGTCGCTTTTCCGCTGCCCGACGGGAAAGTCCCAGGACTGTTTCTTCCAGCGCCATCCCTTTACTGGCATGCCACCCTCGATGGCGACATTCGAGTTCGCCAATTCCGAAGGCGAAACGAAATCCTACCTCTCGGTAGAAGACGCAAGAGGGTTTCTAGCACTGGCCCAATTCGGCGTGGTCGAATTCCACACCTGGGGGACAACTCGAAAGCAGCTGGAAAAACCTGACCGCATCGTCTTCGACCTCGATCCCGGCGAGGGCATTGGCTGGCGAGAGGTGGTCGAGGCGGCTGTCCACATCCGCGGTGAACTCGAGGCAATTGGCCTTCTCCCGTTCGTCAAGACATCCGGCGGCAAGGGTATCCATGTGGTCGTGCCAGTCACGCCGAAGCTCCCCTGGAAGAAAGTGCATCCGGCGACAAGCGCCATTGCCGCTCGCCTGGCAGCGACTGCTCCGCAGACGTTCACCACAACTATGGGCAAGGATAATCGGATACGGCGAATTTTCATCGACTTTCATCGCAACGCCCGCGGGCACACGTCTGCCGCTCCCTATTCGCTTCGCGCACGTACCAATCTGCCGGCATCGACCCCCGTGAGCTGGACCGACCTTGAAGCTATCGACGCTCCGGAGGATTTGAACTATTCTTCCTTGCCGGGCCTCTTGGCCACTTCCGGCGATCCCTGGGCCGATATCGACGAATTTGCCAGGGACTTGCCGTTGTTGTCCCAGGCTGGAAAGTAA
- a CDS encoding Ku protein, translated as MAPRASWKGYLKLSLVSCPVRLYPATSSSERISFNQLHKDTHNRINMKPVDPELGLIERSDLVKGYEYEDKKYIIIEDADLESVRIESNHTMNIEAFVDEGAVDVIYQDAPYYLAPDGAMAEETFVVLREALRKSGKLAIARLVLSSRERVITIGARETGMFVCTLRNPSEVRGTAEYFGNIPVGNPDPEMLQLAEALIQQKLTTFDPRNYEDRYEEALMKMIREKLKGHKPIIAAAPERGNVINLMDALKASLSQSKPPAKSKSKSEPAAKPAAKVVASATAKPTAKKKI; from the coding sequence ATGGCGCCCAGGGCAAGTTGGAAAGGTTACCTCAAACTCAGTCTCGTGAGCTGCCCGGTCCGGCTGTATCCCGCCACCAGTTCGAGCGAGCGCATCAGCTTCAATCAGCTTCACAAGGATACTCATAACCGGATCAACATGAAGCCGGTCGACCCGGAACTTGGTCTGATCGAACGGTCCGACCTGGTGAAAGGCTACGAGTACGAGGACAAGAAATACATCATCATCGAGGACGCCGATCTTGAGAGCGTCAGGATTGAATCCAACCACACAATGAACATCGAGGCCTTTGTTGACGAAGGGGCGGTCGACGTCATCTACCAGGATGCTCCCTATTATCTGGCGCCGGATGGGGCGATGGCCGAGGAAACGTTTGTCGTGCTCCGTGAAGCGTTGCGAAAATCCGGCAAGCTGGCGATCGCGCGTCTGGTGCTGTCCAGCCGCGAGCGAGTGATCACTATTGGCGCGCGCGAGACCGGCATGTTCGTCTGCACGCTGAGAAATCCCAGCGAGGTGCGCGGAACGGCCGAATATTTCGGCAATATCCCGGTCGGAAACCCCGATCCCGAGATGCTTCAACTCGCCGAAGCGCTCATCCAGCAGAAGCTGACCACCTTCGATCCCAGGAATTACGAGGATCGCTATGAGGAGGCGCTGATGAAAATGATCCGCGAGAAGCTCAAGGGTCACAAGCCGATCATTGCGGCAGCTCCGGAGCGCGGTAATGTCATCAACCTCATGGACGCGCTGAAGGCGAGCCTTTCGCAATCGAAGCCACCGGCCAAGAGCAAGAGCAAGTCGGAGCCAGCCGCCAAGCCGGCGGCGAAGGTTGTCGCTTCGGCAACGGCCAAGCCGACTGCCAAGAAGAAAATCTGA
- a CDS encoding tetratricopeptide repeat protein gives MGVSGQTFGIVGALAAFPQRLAAREVERQHGHLRRGVTRRTSHLVFGRGLLTKASEAEIEARFDMEASHGRCFLSENGFLRLLGLMTSPAASALTRQALIDQSRLSPRSFDFLSLFDAFEHDAEPYSFRDLILARKYAGLITSGATWCAIARSVCRSRSVASLTALSLHHEGSDTIYVRDAEGLSELDGQLLFDLGAPDDAELEDLFSRAEAAEEDSLYDEAAAFYQRCLAIDPTDSVAAFNRANCLKAGGRPLEAAHDYARAIKLDPTFVEAWFNLAGLMGDRGRTDAARRHLQKAIELDGDYEDAIFNLAKLEFDAGNLGEARRRWARYLELDNDSEWARTAARGVQFVDLQFIAKTAG, from the coding sequence ATGGGGGTTTCTGGCCAGACATTTGGCATCGTGGGCGCTCTGGCCGCATTCCCCCAACGGCTGGCGGCGCGGGAGGTCGAACGGCAGCACGGGCATTTGAGACGCGGTGTGACGCGCCGAACCTCGCATCTGGTCTTCGGCAGAGGTTTGCTGACAAAGGCAAGTGAAGCCGAGATCGAAGCGCGGTTCGACATGGAGGCCAGCCACGGCAGGTGTTTCCTCAGCGAGAACGGATTTCTTCGATTGCTGGGTTTGATGACATCCCCGGCAGCATCCGCCCTGACACGGCAGGCTTTGATCGACCAATCCCGACTGTCTCCACGGAGCTTTGATTTTCTTTCCCTATTCGATGCTTTCGAGCACGACGCGGAGCCCTACTCCTTCCGTGATCTGATCCTCGCCAGGAAGTACGCTGGCCTGATCACCAGCGGCGCTACCTGGTGTGCGATCGCAAGGTCGGTGTGCCGCTCCCGTTCGGTGGCCTCACTCACCGCGCTGTCGCTCCACCACGAGGGCTCCGATACGATTTATGTCCGCGATGCCGAAGGTTTGAGCGAACTCGACGGCCAATTGCTATTCGATCTGGGAGCGCCCGACGACGCCGAGCTTGAAGACCTCTTCTCTCGGGCCGAGGCTGCCGAAGAGGACAGTCTGTACGACGAGGCTGCCGCCTTCTATCAACGTTGCCTTGCCATCGATCCCACCGACTCCGTCGCGGCGTTCAATCGCGCAAATTGCCTCAAGGCGGGTGGCCGGCCGCTGGAGGCTGCGCATGATTATGCGCGCGCGATCAAGCTCGACCCGACCTTCGTCGAGGCATGGTTCAACCTCGCCGGGCTTATGGGCGATCGCGGGCGGACGGATGCTGCTCGCAGGCACCTGCAAAAGGCGATCGAACTCGACGGCGACTATGAGGATGCCATCTTCAATCTGGCGAAACTTGAATTCGATGCCGGCAATCTCGGCGAGGCGCGACGCCGGTGGGCGCGCTATCTCGAACTCGACAACGATTCCGAATGGGCACGAACAGCCGCTCGCGGTGTGCAGTTCGTCGACCTCCAGTTCATCGCAAAAACGGCTGGTTGA
- a CDS encoding alpha/beta family hydrolase, giving the protein MGERFLFDGPDDAAITILLAHGAGAPMDSASMSAAAKALAEAGFRIARFEFGYMAARRTSEGRKPPPWAETLNPEYNAAVAELAADGRLIIGGKSMGGRVASMVADDLYSAGKITGLLCLGYPFHPPGKPEQLRTRHLAGLTTPTLICQGTRDEFGTQQEVQGYTLSDKIEILWLDDGDHDLKPRKSISGFSAADHLTTMAEAVAAWAGKLAR; this is encoded by the coding sequence ATGGGCGAACGCTTTCTGTTCGACGGGCCGGACGATGCCGCCATCACGATCCTGCTTGCACACGGCGCCGGCGCGCCGATGGATTCCGCGTCGATGAGCGCAGCCGCCAAAGCTCTTGCCGAGGCCGGCTTTCGCATCGCCCGTTTCGAGTTCGGTTACATGGCGGCCCGCCGCACATCGGAGGGCCGCAAGCCACCACCCTGGGCCGAGACGCTTAATCCGGAGTATAACGCCGCCGTCGCTGAACTTGCCGCAGACGGCCGCCTCATTATCGGCGGCAAGTCGATGGGCGGACGGGTTGCCAGCATGGTTGCTGACGATCTTTACTCGGCGGGGAAAATCACCGGGCTTCTTTGCCTCGGCTACCCTTTTCACCCTCCCGGCAAGCCAGAACAACTCCGTACAAGGCATCTCGCCGGGCTGACGACGCCGACATTGATCTGCCAGGGAACGCGTGACGAGTTCGGCACCCAGCAGGAAGTTCAGGGCTATACACTCTCGGACAAAATCGAAATTCTCTGGCTTGACGACGGCGACCATGACCTCAAACCTCGCAAGAGCATCTCCGGTTTCTCGGCCGCCGATCACCTGACGACCATGGCCGAGGCGGTGGCGGCGTGGGCCGGCAAGCTGGCGCGCTGA
- the xth gene encoding exodeoxyribonuclease III: MKIATFNINGVNRRLDNLLAWLNASRPDVVCLQELKATDGQFPKAAIEAAGYGAVWRGQSGWNGVAILARDGEPIMTRAELPGDPSDTQGRYIEAAVNGILIASLYAPNGNPQPGPKFDYKLAWHDRLALHAAELFATGLPVVLAGDYNVVPEPRDIYPTHSYDDNALIQPESRAAFQRLLDQGWLDALRKILPEGAIYTFWDYRRNRWQRDAGLRLDHILLSTKLKRRLGGAGIDRYIRGMEGASDHAPTWITLRN; encoded by the coding sequence ATGAAGATCGCGACCTTCAACATCAATGGCGTCAACCGGAGGCTCGACAATCTACTGGCTTGGTTGAACGCATCCAGGCCCGATGTCGTCTGCCTCCAAGAGCTTAAGGCAACGGACGGCCAGTTCCCCAAGGCGGCGATCGAGGCCGCCGGCTACGGCGCGGTCTGGCGTGGACAGTCAGGCTGGAACGGGGTTGCGATCTTGGCGCGGGACGGCGAACCGATCATGACCCGCGCCGAGCTACCCGGCGATCCGTCCGATACACAGGGCCGTTACATCGAGGCGGCGGTCAACGGCATCCTGATCGCTTCGCTCTATGCACCCAACGGAAATCCGCAGCCCGGCCCGAAATTCGACTACAAACTTGCCTGGCACGACCGCCTCGCTCTGCATGCTGCGGAGCTGTTTGCGACGGGTCTGCCGGTGGTGCTTGCCGGAGATTACAACGTCGTTCCGGAACCACGGGACATCTATCCCACCCATTCTTACGATGACAACGCCCTCATTCAGCCCGAGAGCCGCGCCGCGTTCCAGCGCCTTCTCGATCAGGGCTGGCTCGACGCGCTTCGTAAAATCCTGCCCGAGGGAGCGATCTATACGTTCTGGGACTATCGCCGGAACCGATGGCAGCGCGACGCCGGCCTGCGTCTCGATCACATCCTCTTGAGCACGAAACTGAAGCGCCGGCTGGGCGGCGCGGGCATTGACCGGTATATCCGAGGGATGGAGGGTGCTAGCGACCATGCACCCACATGGATCACGTTGCGGAACTAA
- a CDS encoding aldehyde dehydrogenase family protein: MRTIDKIYINGTFVTPHGEEFADLFNPATERKIGEVRLGDETDARAAIAAAKRAFPAFSRTSKAERIAMLKRLSAAVSARSDELEAAMAEEYGAPQYFLCFAVPYAASIFLDMAKTLENYEFSRTIGRAEVTMQPLGVVAAITPWNSNYGFICGKLATAIAAGCTIVIKPSELSAIQTQLITECLHEAGLPAGVFNIVNGRGDVVGAEFSSHPDVAKITFTGSTAVGRAILRAGAETMKRVTLELGGKGPNVILDDADLSSAIPTALMMGFANSGQACIAGTRILAPKGRLDEILEHLKAAVDAIKVGHPSDPEVRIGPLVSQKQYDRVQGYLHLGLEEGATLLTGGEGRPDGLDHGWFIRPTIFTDVTNDMRIAREEIFGPVLCVIPYEDEAEAVAIANDTSYGLQSYVLSSNLDRARAFAAQLETGSVVINGAPHEPLAPFGGFKQSGIGREFGVFGLEGHLEPRAVLA, from the coding sequence ATGCGCACGATCGACAAGATCTACATCAACGGTACCTTCGTCACCCCGCACGGCGAGGAGTTCGCCGACCTGTTCAACCCGGCCACCGAACGGAAGATCGGCGAGGTCCGTCTTGGCGATGAGACCGACGCCCGCGCGGCCATTGCCGCCGCCAAACGGGCATTTCCAGCCTTCTCGCGAACCAGCAAGGCAGAGCGTATCGCAATGCTGAAGCGGCTCAGTGCCGCCGTGTCCGCGCGCTCCGATGAGCTGGAGGCCGCAATGGCCGAGGAATATGGAGCGCCGCAGTACTTCCTCTGCTTTGCCGTCCCCTACGCGGCCTCGATCTTCCTCGACATGGCAAAGACGCTTGAGAATTATGAATTCTCACGCACAATCGGCCGCGCGGAAGTGACGATGCAGCCGCTCGGTGTGGTCGCCGCGATCACACCTTGGAACAGCAATTACGGTTTCATCTGCGGCAAGCTGGCAACAGCGATTGCCGCCGGTTGCACGATCGTCATCAAGCCCAGCGAGCTGAGCGCCATCCAGACGCAGCTGATCACGGAATGCCTGCATGAGGCCGGCCTGCCCGCGGGCGTCTTTAATATTGTCAATGGCCGTGGCGACGTCGTGGGCGCCGAATTCAGTTCCCACCCCGACGTGGCGAAAATAACCTTCACCGGATCGACCGCGGTCGGCCGCGCTATCCTGCGCGCGGGCGCGGAAACGATGAAGCGCGTGACGCTGGAACTGGGCGGGAAAGGTCCGAACGTCATTTTGGACGATGCCGATCTCTCTTCGGCGATTCCGACCGCATTGATGATGGGTTTTGCCAATAGCGGCCAGGCCTGTATCGCCGGCACCCGCATTCTGGCCCCGAAGGGCCGTCTTGACGAAATTCTTGAGCATCTGAAGGCAGCGGTCGACGCGATCAAGGTCGGGCACCCCTCGGATCCAGAAGTTAGGATCGGTCCGCTGGTCAGCCAAAAACAGTATGATCGCGTGCAGGGCTACCTCCACCTGGGGCTGGAAGAGGGCGCAACGCTGCTCACCGGCGGCGAGGGGCGTCCGGACGGATTGGACCACGGCTGGTTCATTCGCCCGACGATTTTTACCGACGTCACCAATGACATGCGCATCGCCCGCGAGGAAATCTTCGGCCCCGTCCTCTGCGTCATTCCCTATGAGGATGAAGCCGAGGCCGTCGCGATCGCCAATGATACGAGCTACGGATTGCAATCTTACGTGCTGTCGTCAAACCTCGACCGCGCCCGGGCCTTTGCGGCTCAACTCGAGACCGGCAGTGTGGTGATCAACGGAGCGCCGCACGAGCCTCTGGCTCCGTTCGGCGGCTTCAAGCAATCGGGGATAGGTCGCGAATTTGGCGTGTTCGGCCTGGAGGGTCATCTCGAACCGAGGGCGGTGCTCGCCTGA
- a CDS encoding LysR family transcriptional regulator, with translation MINGNLIELEFTVAVARHGGFRAAARELGVSSSAISHSIAALEARLGVRLFNRTTRSVSLSSAGEQFVAEIMPALSTIRTAIEGVDEHRLEPSGTLRLNTSLGAARMILEPLILEYLHRYPRMKVELVTEDALIDIVAQGFDAGVRIVEAVPPDMIAIPISETIRSIIVGAPSYFDRYPRPGAPGDLMAHNCIRMRMASGTIYRWEFEGHGESLTVDVPGNLTLDESDLMLRAAREGAGLTYLAESLVADDVAAGRLIQVLDDWTPPYPGLCLYYPGRRHLPAKMRAFVDLIYETRKDRGVERLRA, from the coding sequence ATGATCAACGGCAACCTGATAGAACTGGAGTTCACCGTTGCCGTTGCGCGGCATGGTGGCTTCCGCGCGGCGGCCCGCGAACTCGGCGTATCCTCGTCCGCGATCAGCCACTCGATCGCTGCGTTGGAGGCCCGCCTCGGTGTGCGTCTGTTCAACCGGACCACGCGCAGCGTTTCCTTGTCGTCGGCCGGCGAACAGTTTGTCGCGGAGATCATGCCCGCCCTTTCCACAATCCGCACAGCCATCGAAGGTGTGGACGAACACCGCTTGGAACCATCGGGCACGCTGCGCCTGAACACCTCGCTCGGCGCGGCGCGCATGATTCTCGAGCCGCTTATTCTGGAATATCTGCACCGCTATCCACGAATGAAGGTCGAATTGGTGACCGAGGACGCGCTAATCGATATCGTCGCCCAAGGCTTCGACGCCGGCGTGCGGATCGTCGAAGCCGTGCCGCCGGACATGATCGCCATACCGATCAGCGAGACGATCCGCTCCATCATCGTCGGGGCCCCGTCGTACTTCGATCGGTATCCGCGGCCAGGGGCGCCGGGCGACTTGATGGCGCATAACTGCATCCGGATGAGGATGGCGAGTGGAACCATCTACCGCTGGGAGTTCGAAGGGCACGGGGAAAGCCTGACGGTCGATGTTCCGGGAAACCTGACGCTCGACGAGAGCGACCTGATGCTGCGTGCCGCCCGAGAGGGCGCGGGCCTTACCTACCTGGCGGAAAGTTTGGTTGCCGACGATGTCGCCGCGGGGCGTCTCATCCAGGTTCTCGACGACTGGACGCCGCCCTATCCGGGACTTTGCCTCTACTACCCCGGCCGGCGGCATCTACCGGCAAAAATGCGCGCATTTGTTGATCTCATATACGAAACGCGCAAAGACCGTGGCGTTGAACGATTGAGGGCATGA